One region of Benincasa hispida cultivar B227 unplaced genomic scaffold, ASM972705v1 Contig513, whole genome shotgun sequence genomic DNA includes:
- the LOC120069602 gene encoding polygalacturonate 4-alpha-galacturonosyltransferase-like isoform X2: MASKRGLLSATAAQRGRAGGGSRLPVLFVIFLFLSPVLFFFSRGLRGADLEIISGGSGQQDVGWRERIALQQFKSLFSKEVIDVIAASTNDMGPYSLDHFRKNNLSVSWKIDGQEIRVDSISEKNQIIVDLGKEKPDREEVKLMDDSSQFTDSPTKRARRQLREKKREKRAAQLLQQDDDILIKLENAAIERSKSVDTSVLGKYSIWRKENENENSDATVRLMRDQMIMARAYIGIAKMKNKLDLYHELQTRLKESQRALGEASTDADLHRSAPDKIKSMGQILSKAKEQLYDCKLVTGKLRAMLQSADEEVRGLKKQSTFLSQLAAKTIPNGIHCLSLRLTIDYHLLPLEKRKFPGSENLENPNLYHYALFSDNVLAASVVVNSTIVNAKDPSKHVFHLVTDKLNFGAMNMWFLSNPPGKATVHVENVDEFKWLNSSYCPVLRQLESAAMKEYYFKAGHPTTLSSGASNLKYRNPKYLSMLNHLRFYLPQVYPKLEKILFLDDDIVVQKDLTGLWRVDLHGKVNGAVETCGESFHRFDKYLNFSNPHIARKFDPNACGWAYGMNMFDLKEWKKRDITGIYHKWQNLNEERLLWKLGTLPPGLITFYGLTHPLDKSWHVLGLGYNPSIDRSEIENAAVIHYNGNMKPWLELAMTKYRGYWTKYIKYNHPYLRQCKLNE; this comes from the exons ATGGCATCGAAGCGGGGATTGTTGTCCGCTACTGCTGCCCAGAGGGGTAGAGCTGGTGGCGGATCTCGACTTCCTGTTCtatttgttattttcttgtttctcTCTCCTGTGCTCTTCTTCTTCAGCCGAGGTCTCCGTGGTGCAG ATCTTGAAATTATTTCGGGTGGTTCTGGCCAGCAG GATGTTGGATGGAGAGAAAGGATAGCATTGCAACAGTTCAAGTCTCTTTTCTCTAAAGAG GTCATTGATGTGATTGCTGCTAGCACAAATGATATGGGTCCCTATAGTCTTGACCATTTTCGAAAAAATAATTTGTCAGTTTCATGGAAAATAGATGGTCAAGAGATTAGAGTTGATAGCATTTCTGAG AAAAACCAAATTATTGTTGATCTTGGGAAAGAAAAACCTGACCGTGAAGAGGTCAAACTTATGG ATGACAGTTCCCAATTTACGGATAGTCCTACAAAACGGGCAAGGAGG CAACTTCGAGAAAAAAAACGTGAGAAGCGTGCTGCTCAGTTGCTTCAACAGGACGATGACATTCTGATAAAACTTGAGAATGCTGCTATTGAGCGCTCAAAATCAGTTGATACCTCAGTTCTAGGTAAATACAGTATATGGAGGAAAGAAAATGAGAATGAGAACTCCGATGCAACTGTACGCTTGATGCGGGACCAAATGATCATGGCAAGGGCATACATAGGTATAGCAAAGATGAAGAACAAGCTTGACCTGTACCATGAACTCCAGACACGTTTGAAAGAAAGCCAACGTGCCTTAGGAGAGGCCAGTACCGATGCCGATCTGCATCGAAG TGCCcctgataaaataaaatccatggGCCAAATTTTGTCAAAAGCAAAAGAGCAATTATATGACTGCAAGTTGGTAACAGGAAAGCTAAGGGCAATGCTCCAATCCGCTGATGAAGAAGTCAGAGGCTTGAAAAAGCAAAGCACATTTCTCAGTCAGTTGGCTGCCAAGACCATACCTAATGGAATTCACTGCTTATCCTTGCGTCTAACTATAGACTACCATCTTCTTCCTctagagaaaagaaaatttcctggaagtgaaaatttagaaaatccAAATCTTTATCATTATGCCCTCTTTTCAGATAATGTCTTGGCTGCCTCAGTCGTTGTCAACTCAACCATTGTGAATGCTAAG GATCCTTCGAAACATGTATTCCACCTTGTTACAGATAAGCTTAATTTTGGTGCCATGAACATGTGGTTCCTGTCAAATCCTCCTGGAAAAGCCACAGTCCATGttgaaaatgttgatgaatttaAGTGGTTAAATTCGTCTTACTGTCCAGTATTACGTCAACTTGAATCTGCTGCAATGAAAGAATACTATTTCAAGGCTGGACATCCTACCACTCTTTCATCTGGTGCATCAAATCTTAAGTACAGAAATCCAAAGTATCTTTCTATGCTTAATCACCTGAGGTTCTATCTTCCTCAGGTATATCCCAAGTTGGAAAAGATTCTTTTTTTGGACGATGACATTGTTGTCCAGAAAGACTTGACTGGATTATGGAGAGTGGATCTCCATGGCAAAGTTAATGGTGCAGTAGAAACCTGTGGTGAGAGTTTTCACCGTTTTGACAAATATCTTAACTTCTCCAATCCTCATATTGCAAGAAAATTTGATCCCAATGCATGTGGGTGGGCTTATGGGATGAATATGTTCGACTTGAAGGAGTGGAAAAAGAGAGACATTACTGGCATATATCATAAGTGGCAAAACTTG AATGAAGAAAGGTTACTCTGGAAGCTAGGAACACTACCTCCAGGTTTGATTACTTTTTATGGATTGACACATCCACTTGACAAGTCGTGGCATGTGCTTGGTTTGGGTTACAATCCAAGCATTGACCGGTCTGAGATAGAGAATGCCGCAGTCATACACTACAATGGAAACATGAAGCCCTGGCTGGAATTGGCTATGACAAAGTATCGTGGTTATTGGACCaagtatatcaaatacaatcatCCTTACCTTCGCCAGTGCAAGTTAAATGAATGA
- the LOC120069602 gene encoding polygalacturonate 4-alpha-galacturonosyltransferase-like isoform X1, with protein MASKRGLLSATAAQRGRAGGGSRLPVLFVIFLFLSPVLFFFSRGLRGADLEIISGGSGQQDVGWRERIALQQFKSLFSKEEKIFYSILQVIDVIAASTNDMGPYSLDHFRKNNLSVSWKIDGQEIRVDSISEKNQIIVDLGKEKPDREEVKLMDDSSQFTDSPTKRARRQLREKKREKRAAQLLQQDDDILIKLENAAIERSKSVDTSVLGKYSIWRKENENENSDATVRLMRDQMIMARAYIGIAKMKNKLDLYHELQTRLKESQRALGEASTDADLHRSAPDKIKSMGQILSKAKEQLYDCKLVTGKLRAMLQSADEEVRGLKKQSTFLSQLAAKTIPNGIHCLSLRLTIDYHLLPLEKRKFPGSENLENPNLYHYALFSDNVLAASVVVNSTIVNAKDPSKHVFHLVTDKLNFGAMNMWFLSNPPGKATVHVENVDEFKWLNSSYCPVLRQLESAAMKEYYFKAGHPTTLSSGASNLKYRNPKYLSMLNHLRFYLPQVYPKLEKILFLDDDIVVQKDLTGLWRVDLHGKVNGAVETCGESFHRFDKYLNFSNPHIARKFDPNACGWAYGMNMFDLKEWKKRDITGIYHKWQNLNEERLLWKLGTLPPGLITFYGLTHPLDKSWHVLGLGYNPSIDRSEIENAAVIHYNGNMKPWLELAMTKYRGYWTKYIKYNHPYLRQCKLNE; from the exons ATGGCATCGAAGCGGGGATTGTTGTCCGCTACTGCTGCCCAGAGGGGTAGAGCTGGTGGCGGATCTCGACTTCCTGTTCtatttgttattttcttgtttctcTCTCCTGTGCTCTTCTTCTTCAGCCGAGGTCTCCGTGGTGCAG ATCTTGAAATTATTTCGGGTGGTTCTGGCCAGCAG GATGTTGGATGGAGAGAAAGGATAGCATTGCAACAGTTCAAGTCTCTTTTCTCTAAAGAG GAAAAGATTTTTTATTCTATACTTCAGGTCATTGATGTGATTGCTGCTAGCACAAATGATATGGGTCCCTATAGTCTTGACCATTTTCGAAAAAATAATTTGTCAGTTTCATGGAAAATAGATGGTCAAGAGATTAGAGTTGATAGCATTTCTGAG AAAAACCAAATTATTGTTGATCTTGGGAAAGAAAAACCTGACCGTGAAGAGGTCAAACTTATGG ATGACAGTTCCCAATTTACGGATAGTCCTACAAAACGGGCAAGGAGG CAACTTCGAGAAAAAAAACGTGAGAAGCGTGCTGCTCAGTTGCTTCAACAGGACGATGACATTCTGATAAAACTTGAGAATGCTGCTATTGAGCGCTCAAAATCAGTTGATACCTCAGTTCTAGGTAAATACAGTATATGGAGGAAAGAAAATGAGAATGAGAACTCCGATGCAACTGTACGCTTGATGCGGGACCAAATGATCATGGCAAGGGCATACATAGGTATAGCAAAGATGAAGAACAAGCTTGACCTGTACCATGAACTCCAGACACGTTTGAAAGAAAGCCAACGTGCCTTAGGAGAGGCCAGTACCGATGCCGATCTGCATCGAAG TGCCcctgataaaataaaatccatggGCCAAATTTTGTCAAAAGCAAAAGAGCAATTATATGACTGCAAGTTGGTAACAGGAAAGCTAAGGGCAATGCTCCAATCCGCTGATGAAGAAGTCAGAGGCTTGAAAAAGCAAAGCACATTTCTCAGTCAGTTGGCTGCCAAGACCATACCTAATGGAATTCACTGCTTATCCTTGCGTCTAACTATAGACTACCATCTTCTTCCTctagagaaaagaaaatttcctggaagtgaaaatttagaaaatccAAATCTTTATCATTATGCCCTCTTTTCAGATAATGTCTTGGCTGCCTCAGTCGTTGTCAACTCAACCATTGTGAATGCTAAG GATCCTTCGAAACATGTATTCCACCTTGTTACAGATAAGCTTAATTTTGGTGCCATGAACATGTGGTTCCTGTCAAATCCTCCTGGAAAAGCCACAGTCCATGttgaaaatgttgatgaatttaAGTGGTTAAATTCGTCTTACTGTCCAGTATTACGTCAACTTGAATCTGCTGCAATGAAAGAATACTATTTCAAGGCTGGACATCCTACCACTCTTTCATCTGGTGCATCAAATCTTAAGTACAGAAATCCAAAGTATCTTTCTATGCTTAATCACCTGAGGTTCTATCTTCCTCAGGTATATCCCAAGTTGGAAAAGATTCTTTTTTTGGACGATGACATTGTTGTCCAGAAAGACTTGACTGGATTATGGAGAGTGGATCTCCATGGCAAAGTTAATGGTGCAGTAGAAACCTGTGGTGAGAGTTTTCACCGTTTTGACAAATATCTTAACTTCTCCAATCCTCATATTGCAAGAAAATTTGATCCCAATGCATGTGGGTGGGCTTATGGGATGAATATGTTCGACTTGAAGGAGTGGAAAAAGAGAGACATTACTGGCATATATCATAAGTGGCAAAACTTG AATGAAGAAAGGTTACTCTGGAAGCTAGGAACACTACCTCCAGGTTTGATTACTTTTTATGGATTGACACATCCACTTGACAAGTCGTGGCATGTGCTTGGTTTGGGTTACAATCCAAGCATTGACCGGTCTGAGATAGAGAATGCCGCAGTCATACACTACAATGGAAACATGAAGCCCTGGCTGGAATTGGCTATGACAAAGTATCGTGGTTATTGGACCaagtatatcaaatacaatcatCCTTACCTTCGCCAGTGCAAGTTAAATGAATGA